One region of Romeriopsis navalis LEGE 11480 genomic DNA includes:
- a CDS encoding alpha/beta hydrolase, producing MLFGERSNANGPDEVRLATAEYDSAQSQWQVDLLAEPETLTADNLPSRQLFKSVIAGIKQGQYSSDWVFYIHGFNQSFKDSLEASWRISQRYNVDVIVFSWASNPGGWGPSEYNRARQAARSSANALDHALQKMGSYLIDRPQAEIGQCNVRLNLLIHSLGNYLVENFVRDPIFSGETRIFDNVIFHQADVDHKHHDMWIDRVEYGRRIYVTINENDGALKVSDISNPSRLGSTALGTAATPVYVDFTNADNVDRDHDFCIGDHGNPAIYRFFQQVLTSHRGELASEFTYDSRTNTFIMQGGGVSALGGTWA from the coding sequence ATGCTATTTGGCGAACGATCGAATGCCAATGGCCCGGATGAGGTGCGACTAGCGACCGCCGAATATGACTCGGCGCAATCGCAGTGGCAGGTTGATCTGTTGGCTGAACCAGAAACCCTGACTGCCGATAATTTGCCCAGTCGACAATTATTCAAATCCGTGATCGCTGGGATTAAACAGGGACAATACAGCTCAGATTGGGTGTTTTATATTCACGGTTTTAATCAGTCTTTTAAGGATTCGTTAGAAGCCAGTTGGCGCATCTCACAACGCTATAACGTTGATGTGATCGTGTTTTCCTGGGCGTCAAATCCGGGCGGGTGGGGACCTTCGGAGTATAACCGGGCACGGCAAGCGGCAAGATCCTCAGCCAACGCTCTAGACCATGCCCTCCAGAAGATGGGGTCTTATTTAATCGATCGACCCCAAGCCGAAATTGGTCAATGCAATGTGCGCCTCAATTTGTTGATTCACAGCTTGGGTAATTATCTGGTGGAGAACTTTGTGCGTGACCCGATCTTTAGTGGAGAAACGCGCATTTTTGATAATGTGATTTTTCATCAAGCTGATGTTGATCACAAGCACCATGATATGTGGATTGATCGAGTCGAATATGGCCGTCGAATTTACGTCACAATTAATGAAAATGATGGGGCGTTGAAGGTCTCCGATATCTCAAATCCTTCCCGTTTGGGGAGCACGGCCTTAGGTACGGCGGCCACTCCGGTGTATGTCGACTTTACGAATGCGGATAATGTTGATCGTGACCATGATTTCTGTATCGGCGATCATGGCAATCCGGCGATCTATCGCTTTTTCCAACAGGTGCTAACGAGTCATCGCGGCGAATTGGCGAGTGAGTTTACCTATGA